A stretch of DNA from Hyalangium ruber:
CCGCCAGCCGCAGCGTCGCGAAGCTCACGAAGCCACCGACGAAATAGAGCACCCACAGCTCGTGGCGCGGGTAGCCCAGGTTCTGCACGAGGTGGGTGGGGATGTTGGGGATGAGCACGAAGCCACTCATCATCACGAACGCCGACATCACATAGGACAGCTGCACGTCCCTGCGGCCCAGCAGCTCCAGGGTGCCCACCTTGTGCCCCGGGCGTGCCCCTTGCTCCAGGTGCCCGCGCATGGGCGGCAGGAAGAAGATGGCGCCCAGCACCACCAACACCCCCATGGCCGCGACGCCCAGGAAAGGGGCCCTCCACCCGGCCAGGTTGGCCGCCTGGAGCGAGAGCGGCAACCCCACCACCTGCGCCACCGAGAAGGAGCCCATCACCGCCCCCATCGCCTTGCCGCGCCGCTCCGCGGGGATGATGTCCGCGATGATGGCCAGCGACAGCGAAGTGGCCGGCCCACCGAAGATGCCGGCCATTACCCGGGCCAGGACCATCGTCGACAGCCCCGAGGCCAGGCCTCCCGCCGCCGTGGCCAGCACCAGCCCCAGCATGGAGACGGCCAGCGCCTTGCGCCGATCGAAGCGGTCCAGGAAGTAGCCACCCACCAGCCCCGCCACGCTCGCCGCCGCCGTGTAGCTGCCCGCCACGTAGCCGATGTGCGCCGAGTCGATCTGCAGCCCCTCCGCGAAGAAGGGGCCCAGCGGCATCACCATCACGAAGTCGAGGATGTTAACGAACTGGACCGCCCCGATCAGGAAGATGACGGCGCGCTCGGAGACAGCGGGAGGGGACGACATGGTGGGAACCCCTTCAGACGCGGAAGCGGCGCACCTCGGCGCGCAACACCTCCGCCTGCTTCTGCAAATGATCGATGGCCTCCTCCAGCTGCCGCACCGATCGGGTCTGGTGCTCGGAGACGCCCTTGATGGTGTCCACCGCCTTGAGCACCTGCTCGCTGCCCATCGTCTGCTCCTTCTGGGCGCGGTTGAGGTGGGTGACCATCTCGTTGATGCTCTCGATGGAGCGGGTGATCTGCTTGCTGCCCTGCGTCTGCTCCTGGCTGCTGCGCTGCACGTGCGCGGTGATGGCCTTCATCCGCTCGGCGCTCTTGATGATCTGATCACTGCCCTTGGCCTGCTCGTTGGAGGCCTTGGAGATCATCTGCACCGTCTCTGAAATCCGCTGGATGGCGCCCGTCACCTGCCGGCTGCCGCGCGCCTGCTCCACCGTGGCCCGGGCAATCGCCTTCACCATCTGCGTGGCCTTCTGCGCGCTGTCGTTGATCTTCCACAGCGCCCCTTCGGCCTCGCGGCCCAGCTGCACGCCCTCCTCCACGTTGCGCACGCCCTGGTTCATCACCGCCACCGCGTTGCGGCTCTCCTCCTGGATGCTGCGGATGAGGTCGGCGATCTCCTTGGTGGAGGCGCCCGTGCGCTCGGCCAGGTCCTTGATCTCGTCGGCCACCACCGCGAAGCCCTTGCCGTGCTCGCCCGCCTGCGCGGCGATGATGGCGGCGTTGAGCGCCAAGAGGTTCGTCTGCTCGGCCACGTCGTCGATGACGTTGAGGATGTTGCCGATGTCCGAGATGCGCTTGCCCAGGCTCTCGATGACACCAGCGGCGGAGCGGCTGGTGTCCTTGATGCGGTCGATGCCGGTGAGCGTCTTCTGCAGCGACTCCACGCCCGACTGCGCGTCCTCGGACACCTGCTCGGACAGGCGCGCCGTCTCGTTGGCGTTGGTCTCCACCTGTCCGATGGAGGAGTCCATCTTCTTGATGGACGAAGAGGTCTCCTCCGTGGAGGCCGACAGCGCCGAGATGTTGGTGGCCACTTCGCGGATGGAGAAGGACATCTCCTCGATGGCGCTGGTGGTCTCCTCCACGCTGCCCGCCATGGACTGCACGTTCTCGGCCACCTCGTCGTTGGTGGCCGCCATCTCCATGATGGAGGAGCTGCTCTGCTCGGCGCTCTGGTAGAGCACCTCCACGTTCTCGGCGATGCCTCGCAGGCTCGCCAGCATCTCCACCATGGAGGAGGAGGTCTCCTCCACCCGCGACTGGATGGTGGAGGCGCCCGAGGACACCGTGGTGCCCGTACGGGAGATCTGCTCAATCACGCCAGCCAGGCTCTCGGACACGCCGCGCACCCGGCCCAGCGTCTCCCGCCAGCTCAGGGCGATTCGGTTGAGGGCCTCGGCCAGCTTGCCCAGCTCGTCCTGGGTGCCCACCTCCACGCGGCCCGTCAGGTCCGACTCCGCCAGCCGGCGCGCCATCGACATCATCGCCTCCAGCGGCTGGAGGATGAGCGCCCGCGAGATGAGGAAGAAGAGCAGCATGAAGACCGCGAGACCAATCACGAAGATGAGCGCCAGCGTCCGGCGCACCGTGCCGACGGCCTCCTGGATGGAGGTGGAGTTCATCCCCACCACGACCCAGCCCAGCTCCTTGTCGTCCCGGTTGCGGATCACCTCGACGAGCAGCCAGCTCCCCGCGCTCGGCTTGAACTCCGCCGGCGAGCCGGCCTGCTGGTACTGCTCCAACAGCTCCTTGAGCGTCGCCGGCGCTCGGGTGGTGGAGCCGAGGGGCTGGCGATCCGTGCCCAGCACCGAGGCGAAGGCGAAGTCCCGATCGCCCTCCAGCAGGCTGTTGAGCGTCGCGCGCAGGGGAGCCCCCGGCACCAGCTCCTGCTCCTGGGCGCCCATGAGGCGGGCGATCTCCTGGGCCTTGGCCCGGCCGTGCTCGACGAGCCGCTCCTCCAACAACCCCCTCACCGTGTCCGGCACCGCCAGAAAGAGCGCCAGGAACAGAATGGCCTGAGCCAGGGCGAAGTACCC
This window harbors:
- a CDS encoding MFS transporter; the protein is MSSPPAVSERAVIFLIGAVQFVNILDFVMVMPLGPFFAEGLQIDSAHIGYVAGSYTAAASVAGLVGGYFLDRFDRRKALAVSMLGLVLATAAGGLASGLSTMVLARVMAGIFGGPATSLSLAIIADIIPAERRGKAMGAVMGSFSVAQVVGLPLSLQAANLAGWRAPFLGVAAMGVLVVLGAIFFLPPMRGHLEQGARPGHKVGTLELLGRRDVQLSYVMSAFVMMSGFVLIPNIPTHLVQNLGYPRHELWVLYFVGGFVSFATLRLAGRWVDKYGSFRVGSIGVFGSVAMTYLGFVNYPQWLPIYALFMGFMMSMGLRNVAYNTLTSRVPENAVRARFLSLQSAISHMASALGSAAIAPLMLTNLPDGRLGGVAEVAWVSIVLTLLVPLMLYIVERRVRSRVPSAQAVQTAEAAAKAAVAQVPAPTPAGTAPLPSQSNSQR
- a CDS encoding methyl-accepting chemotaxis protein; translation: MARRFQKYGLRGVLFGYFALAQAILFLALFLAVPDTVRGLLEERLVEHGRAKAQEIARLMGAQEQELVPGAPLRATLNSLLEGDRDFAFASVLGTDRQPLGSTTRAPATLKELLEQYQQAGSPAEFKPSAGSWLLVEVIRNRDDKELGWVVVGMNSTSIQEAVGTVRRTLALIFVIGLAVFMLLFFLISRALILQPLEAMMSMARRLAESDLTGRVEVGTQDELGKLAEALNRIALSWRETLGRVRGVSESLAGVIEQISRTGTTVSSGASTIQSRVEETSSSMVEMLASLRGIAENVEVLYQSAEQSSSSIMEMAATNDEVAENVQSMAGSVEETTSAIEEMSFSIREVATNISALSASTEETSSSIKKMDSSIGQVETNANETARLSEQVSEDAQSGVESLQKTLTGIDRIKDTSRSAAGVIESLGKRISDIGNILNVIDDVAEQTNLLALNAAIIAAQAGEHGKGFAVVADEIKDLAERTGASTKEIADLIRSIQEESRNAVAVMNQGVRNVEEGVQLGREAEGALWKINDSAQKATQMVKAIARATVEQARGSRQVTGAIQRISETVQMISKASNEQAKGSDQIIKSAERMKAITAHVQRSSQEQTQGSKQITRSIESINEMVTHLNRAQKEQTMGSEQVLKAVDTIKGVSEHQTRSVRQLEEAIDHLQKQAEVLRAEVRRFRV